From Roseibium alexandrii DFL-11, the proteins below share one genomic window:
- a CDS encoding MBL fold metallo-hydrolase gives MSDIQVQLTRRAALLGAGAAAVGAGVVSSGAVYAAAEKQGPMAAPVARYNVGSFEVNTLLDGAVTVGEPQKTFGMNVDADTFAAKSAESFIPADSFKAFFTPTLVNTGSELVLFDTGVGEGGRPARGNMRAALESAGYTPEQVDVVVITHMHPDHIGGLMEGGAPAFPNARYVIAQKEYDFWAGMDPEANGVTKLMTKNVKPLADKMTFLDDGGRVAGGITAMAAYGHTPGHTLYMLEDGGKQLLLAADLANHYVWSLARPDWEVRFDMDKEAAAATRTSVLSMLASDRIPFVGYHMPFPAVGYVATDGDGFRYVPASYQLSL, from the coding sequence ATGAGTGATATCCAAGTCCAACTGACGCGGCGCGCTGCGCTTCTCGGGGCAGGGGCTGCTGCAGTGGGAGCAGGAGTGGTGTCTTCCGGCGCGGTGTATGCTGCTGCCGAGAAGCAAGGCCCGATGGCTGCACCCGTCGCCCGGTACAATGTCGGCTCTTTTGAGGTCAACACGTTGCTGGATGGCGCCGTGACCGTCGGTGAGCCACAAAAGACCTTCGGCATGAATGTCGATGCGGACACATTTGCGGCAAAATCGGCAGAGTCCTTTATCCCCGCGGATTCATTCAAAGCGTTCTTCACGCCAACGCTTGTCAACACAGGCTCTGAGCTGGTTCTCTTTGACACAGGTGTTGGCGAAGGTGGACGGCCGGCACGCGGAAACATGCGTGCTGCCCTGGAAAGTGCAGGCTACACCCCGGAGCAGGTCGACGTCGTAGTTATCACCCATATGCATCCGGACCACATCGGCGGCCTGATGGAGGGCGGTGCGCCAGCTTTCCCGAACGCGCGGTATGTGATTGCTCAAAAAGAGTATGACTTTTGGGCGGGCATGGATCCGGAAGCGAATGGTGTCACCAAACTGATGACCAAAAACGTCAAGCCGCTCGCGGACAAGATGACTTTCCTGGATGACGGTGGCCGCGTTGCTGGCGGGATTACAGCAATGGCAGCCTACGGTCATACACCGGGGCACACGCTGTACATGCTGGAAGATGGCGGCAAGCAGCTTCTTCTCGCTGCCGACCTGGCAAACCACTACGTCTGGTCGTTGGCGCGTCCTGACTGGGAAGTCCGATTTGACATGGACAAGGAAGCGGCGGCAGCAACCCGGACATCTGTCCTCAGCATGCTGGCATCCGACCGAATCCCGTTTGTCGGCTACCATATGCCATTCCCGGCCGTGGGATATGTCGCAACGGACGGTGACGGCTTCCGTTACGTACCAGCGTCTTATCAGCTTAGCCTCTAG
- the ctrA gene encoding response regulator transcription factor CtrA, with product MRVLLIEDDNATAQSIELMLKSENFNVYTTDLGEEGIDLGKLYDYDIIMLDLNLPDMSGYEVLRTLRVSKVKTPILILSGNAGIEDKVRGLGFGADDYMTKPFHKDELVARIHAIVRRSKGHAQSVIVTGDLKVNLDTKTVEVGGQRVHLTGKEYQMLELLSLRKGTTLTKEMFLNHLYGGMDEPELKIIDVFICKLRKKLAAATSGKNYIETVWGRGYVLREPDVEAAA from the coding sequence ATGCGTGTATTGTTGATTGAGGATGATAACGCGACAGCGCAAAGCATCGAATTGATGCTGAAGTCCGAGAACTTCAACGTCTACACGACAGATCTTGGCGAGGAAGGTATCGACCTCGGCAAGCTGTACGATTACGACATAATTATGCTGGATCTTAACCTGCCGGACATGTCCGGGTATGAGGTTCTCCGCACACTTCGGGTATCCAAAGTTAAGACACCGATCTTGATCCTGTCCGGTAACGCCGGCATCGAGGACAAGGTTCGTGGCCTGGGCTTTGGCGCTGACGACTATATGACCAAGCCGTTCCACAAGGACGAGCTTGTGGCCCGCATCCATGCGATCGTGCGCCGCTCGAAAGGTCATGCACAGTCCGTCATCGTCACCGGCGACCTGAAGGTCAATCTGGACACCAAGACCGTTGAGGTCGGTGGACAGCGTGTGCATCTGACCGGCAAAGAATATCAGATGCTCGAACTTCTCTCCCTTCGGAAAGGCACGACCCTGACCAAGGAGATGTTCCTGAACCACCTGTATGGCGGCATGGACGAGCCCGAGCTGAAGATCATCGACGTCTTTATCTGTAAGCTGCGCAAGAAATTGGCCGCTGCGACGTCTGGAAAGAACTACATCGAAACAGTCTGGGGCCGCGGATACGTTCTGCGCGAACCGGATGTTGAAGCAGCCGCATAA
- the fliI gene encoding flagellar protein export ATPase FliI produces MKALFAEIDSLMATEIYGRVAAVQGLLVEIAGPIHEMSVGSRLLIDSGEDNPQVPAEVVGFREGHALCMPFSGLEGVRMGCKAVITSRESAVHPSNAWLGRVINALGEPIDGKGPLPNGGLPRKLRSAPPPASERARVGPPLDLGVRALNTFVTCCEGQRMGIFAGSGVGKSVLMSMLARNTQCDTAVIGLIGERGREVQEFIEDDLGEEGLARSVVVVATSDESVLMRRQAAYLAMTVAEHFRDEGDKVLCMMDSVTRFAMAQREIGLSIGEPPTSKGYTPTVFTELPRLLERAGPGKSGSGSITGLFTVLVEGDNHNEPVADAVRGILDGHVVMERGIAERGRYPAINVLKSVSRTMPRCVPPEQQPVLRKAKQLLSTYTDMEELIRLGAYRRGSDPTVDEAIYRFGPIDDFLNQGKDESTTLFEGYVQLANLLEMTQE; encoded by the coding sequence GTGAAGGCGCTTTTTGCGGAAATTGATTCGCTTATGGCCACGGAAATTTACGGCCGTGTAGCCGCCGTTCAGGGGCTGCTTGTCGAGATTGCCGGACCCATTCACGAGATGAGTGTCGGATCCCGCCTGTTGATCGACAGCGGTGAGGATAACCCGCAGGTTCCTGCAGAAGTTGTAGGGTTCCGGGAGGGGCACGCGTTGTGCATGCCTTTCTCTGGGCTTGAAGGTGTGCGGATGGGATGCAAGGCCGTTATCACCTCCCGGGAGAGCGCTGTTCATCCGAGTAACGCCTGGCTTGGCCGAGTGATTAATGCTCTTGGTGAACCAATTGATGGTAAAGGACCTCTTCCAAATGGCGGTCTGCCTCGCAAATTGCGAAGCGCACCACCGCCTGCCTCTGAACGGGCCCGGGTGGGGCCGCCGCTGGATCTCGGCGTCCGGGCACTCAATACTTTCGTTACCTGCTGTGAAGGTCAGCGTATGGGTATCTTCGCCGGTTCAGGCGTAGGTAAATCCGTGCTCATGTCGATGCTGGCCCGAAACACCCAGTGCGACACAGCTGTGATCGGGTTGATCGGCGAACGTGGCCGCGAAGTGCAAGAGTTTATTGAAGACGATCTTGGCGAAGAAGGATTGGCCCGGTCGGTTGTTGTTGTCGCGACATCTGATGAAAGTGTCTTGATGCGGCGGCAGGCAGCTTATCTTGCCATGACTGTTGCAGAACATTTCCGTGATGAGGGCGACAAAGTCCTGTGCATGATGGATTCGGTGACCCGGTTTGCCATGGCGCAACGCGAAATCGGCCTTTCAATCGGGGAGCCACCCACATCAAAAGGATATACGCCAACGGTCTTTACCGAACTGCCGCGCCTTCTGGAGAGGGCCGGACCCGGTAAATCCGGATCAGGTTCGATTACGGGGCTCTTCACTGTTCTTGTGGAAGGCGACAATCATAACGAACCTGTTGCAGATGCTGTGCGGGGAATTCTGGACGGGCACGTTGTGATGGAGCGGGGAATTGCGGAACGGGGACGGTATCCAGCGATTAATGTCTTGAAATCCGTATCGCGGACCATGCCGCGTTGTGTTCCACCAGAACAGCAGCCTGTCTTGAGAAAGGCAAAGCAGCTTCTCTCCACATATACAGATATGGAAGAACTCATTCGGCTTGGAGCCTACAGAAGGGGATCGGACCCGACAGTTGACGAGGCAATCTATCGTTTCGGGCCAATTGATGATTTCCTGAATCAGGGCAAAGACGAGTCGACAACACTTTTTGAAGGTTATGTGCAGCTTGCCAACCTTTTGGAAATGACTCAGGAATAG
- the fliJ gene encoding flagellar export protein FliJ, translating into MKTRDSLIRLKRFQVDEKRRQLAQIESMISEFNRMADELDDQIRTEQERTGITDVSHFAYPTFAKAAADRRDNLRNSAHELDDQLQRAQDELSEAIEDLKKFEQLEERDQQRERTAQEAAEQEQLDEVAARGRSRY; encoded by the coding sequence ATGAAAACCCGAGACAGTTTGATCCGTTTGAAGCGGTTTCAGGTTGACGAAAAACGGCGGCAACTCGCCCAGATCGAGAGCATGATATCCGAGTTCAACCGGATGGCGGACGAGCTCGATGATCAGATTCGCACCGAGCAGGAGCGGACAGGGATTACCGACGTCAGTCATTTCGCCTACCCGACATTCGCAAAGGCTGCTGCCGATCGTAGAGACAATTTGCGCAATTCGGCCCATGAACTGGACGATCAGTTGCAGCGCGCTCAAGACGAGCTCAGCGAGGCAATTGAGGATCTGAAGAAGTTCGAACAGCTGGAAGAGCGGGATCAGCAGCGCGAACGCACCGCTCAGGAAGCCGCCGAGCAGGAACAATTGGATGAAGTTGCTGCGCGTGGACGG